One genomic region from Tachysurus vachellii isolate PV-2020 chromosome 22, HZAU_Pvac_v1, whole genome shotgun sequence encodes:
- the thoc7 gene encoding THO complex subunit 7 homolog, with amino-acid sequence MGTLTDDEVIRKRLLIDGDGAGDDRRINVLLKSFIKWCHSNMTPEEGFAQYQRMLGSLSQCEFSMGKTLLVYNMNLKEMENYEKIYTDIEQSISAAHEKIAECKKEIQRAKRIRKNRQEYDALAKVIQQHPDRHQTMEQLEALDKELHQLSQIKENVEDKLELRKKQFHVLLSTIQELQQTLENDEKMESDEMSQESPMENGD; translated from the exons ATGGGCACCCTAACTGATG ATGAGGTCATTCGTAAGCGGCTGCTCATCGACGGCGACGGAGCCGGAGATGACAGACGCATCAACGTCCTCCTGAAAAGCTTCATCAAATGGTGCCACTCGAACATGACGCCAGAAGAAGG TTTTGCTCAGTACCAGAGGATGTTGGGAAGCTTGTCCCAGTGCGAGTTTTCGATGGGAAAGACGCTTTTGGTGTACAACATGAACCTGAAGGAGATGGAGAACTATGAAAAGATCTACACAGACATTG AGCAAAGCATATCAGCTGCACACGAGAAAATCGCAGAGTGCAAAAAAGAGATCCAGAGAGCAAAGAGGATACGGAAGAACCGCCAAG AGTACGACGCTTTGGCGAAAGTCATCCAGCAACATCCAGACAGACACCAAACGATGGA GCAGCTTGAAGCGCTGGACAAAGAACTTCACCAGCTATCGCAAATCAAAGAGAACGTAGAAGATAAG TTGGAGCTGCGCAAGAAACAGTTTCACGTGCTGCTCAGTACGATCCAGGAGCTTCAGCAGACTCTAGAGA ATGATGAAAAGATGGAGAGTGATGAAATGTCCCAAGAAAGCCCAATGGAAAATGGAgattag